The following are from one region of the Advenella mimigardefordensis DPN7 genome:
- a CDS encoding NAD-dependent succinate-semialdehyde dehydrogenase, whose protein sequence is MSLPLRDSTLLKTQCLVDGNWLSAADGKTIAVNNPATAALIAHVPMLGQSETETAISAAARAFTSWKARTAEQRAAILSKWFELVMHHQEDLALIMTAEQGKPLTEARGEIAYAASYIQWFAEEARRVHGSTVPSPWTDKRIVVTKEPVGVCAAITPWNFPAAMITRKVAPALAAGCTVIVKPAQQTPLSALALAELAQRAGVPAGVFSVLTGSSRAIGGVLTASPVVRKLTFTGSTEVGRVLAEQCAPTLKKMSLELGGNAPFIVFDDADLDAAIEGVMASKYRNTGQTCVCANRLLVQDGVYDTFIAKLTTAVAALKVGNGAEDGVTQGPLIDEAAVDKVEELVQDALGKGAQLITGGRRSSLGYSFYEPTILGNALPGMRIAKEEVFGPVAPLFRFKTEEEAIHMANDTEFGLAAYFYARDLGRVWRVGEALEYGMVGINSGIISTAVAPFGGVKQSGIGREGGAAGIEEYVDTKYLCMGI, encoded by the coding sequence ATGTCTTTACCACTACGTGATTCAACCCTGCTAAAAACCCAATGCCTGGTCGATGGCAACTGGCTCTCGGCTGCCGACGGCAAAACCATTGCAGTCAACAATCCCGCCACCGCTGCGCTGATCGCCCACGTCCCGATGCTCGGTCAGAGCGAGACCGAAACGGCTATCTCCGCTGCCGCACGAGCCTTCACCAGTTGGAAAGCTCGCACTGCAGAGCAACGCGCTGCTATTCTGAGCAAGTGGTTTGAACTGGTAATGCACCACCAGGAAGATCTGGCGCTGATCATGACCGCCGAACAAGGCAAACCGCTGACCGAAGCGCGTGGCGAAATTGCCTATGCCGCCTCCTATATACAATGGTTTGCCGAAGAAGCGCGCCGCGTCCATGGCTCAACGGTTCCTTCACCCTGGACTGACAAGCGGATTGTCGTTACCAAAGAACCTGTCGGCGTCTGCGCTGCAATCACGCCCTGGAACTTCCCGGCTGCCATGATTACACGCAAAGTCGCACCGGCCCTAGCTGCGGGTTGCACCGTCATCGTAAAGCCCGCACAACAGACACCACTTTCTGCCCTGGCCCTGGCCGAACTGGCGCAGCGCGCCGGCGTACCGGCAGGCGTATTCAGCGTACTTACCGGATCATCACGTGCCATCGGCGGCGTCCTTACCGCCAGTCCCGTCGTGCGTAAACTGACATTCACGGGTTCTACCGAAGTCGGTCGTGTGCTGGCCGAACAGTGCGCTCCGACATTGAAAAAAATGTCGCTGGAACTGGGCGGTAACGCACCTTTTATCGTCTTCGACGACGCCGATCTGGACGCTGCCATTGAGGGCGTCATGGCGTCCAAGTATCGCAATACCGGCCAGACCTGCGTCTGCGCCAACCGCCTGCTGGTACAGGATGGCGTATATGATACCTTTATTGCGAAACTCACCACAGCAGTGGCCGCCCTCAAAGTTGGCAATGGTGCAGAAGACGGTGTGACGCAAGGACCACTCATCGACGAAGCCGCCGTCGATAAAGTCGAAGAACTGGTGCAGGATGCGCTGGGCAAAGGCGCACAACTGATTACCGGCGGCAGGCGCAGCAGCCTGGGCTATAGCTTTTACGAACCCACAATTCTCGGCAATGCCTTGCCCGGCATGCGGATTGCCAAAGAAGAAGTTTTCGGCCCGGTCGCACCGCTATTCCGCTTCAAAACCGAAGAAGAAGCGATTCATATGGCCAACGATACGGAGTTCGGACTGGCTGCTTATTTCTACGCGCGCGATCTGGGACGCGTGTGGCGTGTCGGCGAAGCGCTCGAATATGGCATGGTCGGTATTAACAGCGGCATTATCAGCACCGCGGTCGCCCCTTTTGGCGGCGTCAAACAATCGGGCATCGGCCGCGAAGGCGGCGCAGCCGGCATCGAAGAATATGTGGATACCAAGTATCTGTGTATGGGCATTTAA
- the hpaD gene encoding 3,4-dihydroxyphenylacetate 2,3-dioxygenase, whose translation MGKIALAAKITHVPSLYLSEQDGPRKGTRQDAIDGLREIGRRCRDLGVDTIVVFDTHWLVNADYHINCAPHFKGLYTSNELPHFISNMDYEFPGNPQLGRLLAQAANQLGVTTQAHDATSLGPEYGTLVPMRYMNDDGHFKVISVSALCMAHYLNDSARLGWAIRRAIDDEYDGTVAILASGSLSHRFAQNGQAPDFAFKIWSPFLEQLDRQVIRMWQAAEWEAFCGMLPEYASKGHGEGFMHDTAMLLGALGWSAYDGQAEVLTPYFAASGTGQLNAVFPVTPQDGRAIPTAQASADHSGLALTSRL comes from the coding sequence ATGGGAAAAATTGCACTTGCCGCCAAAATTACGCACGTTCCCTCCCTGTATCTGAGTGAACAGGATGGACCACGAAAAGGCACACGGCAGGACGCTATTGACGGTCTGCGGGAAATCGGCAGGCGTTGCCGTGACTTGGGTGTGGATACCATCGTGGTATTCGACACGCACTGGCTGGTCAACGCTGACTACCACATCAATTGCGCCCCGCATTTCAAAGGCTTATATACCAGCAACGAGTTGCCACATTTTATCAGCAATATGGATTATGAATTTCCAGGTAATCCACAGCTGGGCAGGCTCCTGGCTCAGGCTGCCAACCAACTGGGAGTAACTACTCAGGCGCATGATGCAACCTCACTGGGGCCAGAATACGGCACGCTCGTGCCGATGCGGTATATGAATGACGACGGACATTTTAAAGTCATCTCGGTCTCTGCCTTATGCATGGCACATTATCTGAACGATAGTGCCCGTCTGGGCTGGGCAATCCGCCGCGCCATTGACGACGAGTATGACGGCACCGTCGCGATTCTGGCCAGCGGATCGCTATCTCACCGCTTCGCCCAAAATGGTCAGGCGCCCGATTTTGCTTTCAAAATATGGAGCCCGTTTCTGGAACAACTGGACCGCCAGGTCATACGCATGTGGCAAGCGGCCGAATGGGAGGCGTTTTGCGGCATGTTGCCCGAATATGCATCCAAAGGACACGGTGAAGGGTTTATGCACGACACTGCAATGCTGCTAGGCGCACTGGGCTGGTCTGCCTACGATGGTCAGGCTGAAGTCCTTACCCCCTATTTCGCCGCCTCCGGCACCGGGCAGCTGAACGCAGTCTTTCCTGTGACGCCGCAGGATGGTCGCGCCATCCCCACCGCACAAGCCAGCGCCGATCACTCGGGCCTCGCACTGACCAGCCGACTCTGA
- a CDS encoding FAD-binding oxidoreductase — MLDFGIQSKSNLIAQLLQVVGTEGVITGESDKRAYEIDWLNKWSGHSSLVVRPANTQQTAEVMRICHANRTPVVVQGGNTGMSGGATPDDSGAQVVLSMTRMNTIREVDSFNNTITVESGVLLAHIQEEAERNNRFFPLSLGSEGSCTIGGNLATNAGGVAVLRYGNTRELTLGIEVVLPDGRIWNGLRALRKDNTGYDLRDLFIGSEGTLGVITAAVLKLHPLPTARSTAWVGAKDIQSLVRLIDACRSRCGERLCAFEMMTHESVALVLQHVTDVSYPLTSDHPVHALIELADMNQEGLANMLESTLEEALDNGDISDAVISASLRQRQNFWKIREGISQAQVRAGKTIKHDIALPISAISDFVSAATAAIGKEQSNARIINFGHIGDGNLHFNVLMPAETDYATMTRNTASLNRVVHDLVHQANGSISAEHGVGQLRRDELRHYKSAVELDLMMCIKQSLDPHQIMNPGKLI, encoded by the coding sequence ATGTTGGATTTTGGCATACAGAGTAAAAGTAATTTGATAGCGCAGCTACTCCAAGTTGTGGGAACCGAAGGCGTAATCACCGGGGAAAGCGATAAAAGGGCCTATGAGATTGACTGGTTAAACAAATGGAGTGGCCATAGCAGTCTCGTTGTCAGGCCTGCGAATACTCAGCAAACCGCTGAAGTGATGCGAATTTGCCATGCGAATCGTACGCCGGTTGTCGTGCAGGGCGGCAACACGGGCATGAGTGGTGGAGCAACACCAGACGATAGTGGTGCTCAGGTGGTGCTAAGTATGACGCGTATGAATACGATCAGAGAGGTAGATAGTTTTAACAATACGATAACGGTCGAGTCTGGCGTTTTACTCGCGCATATTCAGGAAGAGGCAGAGAGGAATAATCGTTTTTTTCCGCTCAGTCTTGGCTCTGAAGGAAGTTGCACGATTGGCGGAAATCTTGCGACCAATGCCGGAGGGGTGGCGGTCTTACGCTATGGCAATACCAGAGAGTTAACGTTGGGAATTGAAGTTGTGTTGCCGGACGGTCGAATCTGGAACGGTTTAAGAGCACTTAGGAAAGACAATACCGGCTACGATTTGCGGGATTTGTTCATTGGCTCTGAGGGCACATTGGGCGTTATTACGGCTGCGGTGCTTAAGCTGCACCCTTTGCCGACTGCTCGATCAACAGCATGGGTGGGCGCAAAAGATATTCAGTCTCTAGTTCGTCTCATCGACGCTTGTCGTAGTCGATGCGGGGAACGATTGTGCGCGTTTGAAATGATGACGCATGAGTCAGTGGCGCTCGTATTGCAACATGTCACTGATGTGTCGTACCCATTAACGTCGGATCATCCGGTACATGCATTAATCGAACTTGCCGATATGAATCAGGAAGGGCTGGCTAATATGCTTGAGTCGACTCTTGAGGAGGCGTTGGACAATGGCGATATAAGCGATGCGGTGATCAGCGCCAGTCTCAGACAGAGGCAGAACTTCTGGAAAATACGTGAGGGCATATCGCAGGCGCAAGTGCGTGCTGGAAAAACGATCAAGCACGATATTGCACTGCCCATTTCTGCAATATCGGATTTTGTGAGTGCAGCGACGGCGGCTATTGGTAAAGAGCAAAGTAATGCCAGGATTATTAACTTCGGTCATATCGGCGATGGGAATCTGCATTTCAATGTATTGATGCCGGCCGAAACCGATTACGCGACCATGACGCGGAATACTGCAAGCCTGAATCGCGTGGTGCATGATCTGGTCCATCAAGCCAACGGCAGCATCAGTGCAGAACACGGTGTCGGACAGCTACGCAGGGATGAGTTGCGGCATTATAAATCGGCAGTGGAACTGGATTTAATGATGTGCATTAAGCAGTCCCTGGATCCACATCAGATCATGAACCCCGGAAAACTTATTTAA
- the hpaH gene encoding 2-oxo-hept-4-ene-1,7-dioate hydratase, whose translation MFSAELLSQLAQELDESEKSRQQIEHFSKRYPGMTIEDGYRVSREWVRMQIAAGRKVIGHKIGLTSRAMQISSQIDEPDYGTLLDSMLFTCTPGEVLTLPTLQFIAPRVEVELAFVLKSPLAGPGLPGGKEVTVDDVLNATEYVTPAIEIIDSRIEQFDRHSKVMRKVFDTISDNAANAGIVVGGHRADPLTLDLPWCGAILRQNGIVEETGLAAGVQGHPAIGVAWLANKLAPWGVSLAAGEIILAGSFTRPVAAKSGDLFEADYGPLGTLQFRFN comes from the coding sequence ATGTTTTCCGCCGAACTTTTAAGCCAACTCGCACAGGAACTCGACGAAAGCGAGAAGTCACGCCAGCAGATCGAACACTTTTCCAAGCGCTATCCTGGCATGACCATCGAAGATGGTTATCGCGTCTCGCGCGAATGGGTACGCATGCAGATCGCCGCCGGCCGCAAAGTCATCGGCCACAAAATCGGCCTGACCTCGCGCGCTATGCAAATATCCAGTCAAATCGACGAACCCGATTACGGCACACTGCTTGACTCCATGCTGTTCACCTGTACACCCGGGGAAGTGCTGACGCTGCCCACGCTACAGTTCATCGCGCCGCGTGTCGAAGTGGAACTGGCGTTCGTGCTTAAGTCGCCCCTGGCCGGGCCAGGCCTGCCGGGTGGCAAAGAGGTCACCGTCGACGATGTATTGAATGCAACCGAGTATGTAACGCCCGCCATCGAGATCATCGATTCGCGCATCGAGCAGTTCGATCGCCACAGCAAAGTCATGCGCAAGGTCTTCGACACCATCAGCGACAACGCCGCCAATGCGGGCATCGTCGTTGGCGGTCACCGCGCTGACCCGCTGACACTGGACCTGCCCTGGTGCGGCGCTATCCTGCGGCAGAACGGCATCGTGGAGGAAACCGGCCTTGCTGCCGGCGTGCAAGGCCATCCGGCGATCGGCGTGGCGTGGCTGGCCAACAAACTTGCCCCCTGGGGCGTATCGCTGGCCGCCGGGGAAATCATCCTCGCAGGCTCATTCACGCGCCCGGTCGCCGCAAAATCAGGCGACCTGTTCGAGGCCGACTACGGCCCGCTGGGCACACTGCAGTTTCGCTTTAACTAA
- a CDS encoding aldolase/citrate lyase family protein yields the protein MATPTNRFKTALAQKQAQIGLWVSLGSPYSAEICAGAGFDWLLIDGEHGPNDTLTLLAQLQAVAPYSASHPVARVPMGHGEIGEMLIKQYLDIGVQTLLLPMVDTAEQAARIVRATRYPQNDGKGGIRGMGGARASAWGRRANYYQEANAQICVLVQVESLEGLKNLDAIATTEGVDGVFIGPADLSAAMSHVGDPGHPEVQAAISDAIGRIHKAGKASGILTPNENLARQYLEQGCSFVAVGLDTSLLVQATSQLASRFKNTTAVAQGSTY from the coding sequence ATGGCAACGCCAACTAACCGATTCAAGACCGCCCTGGCGCAGAAACAGGCGCAAATCGGCTTATGGGTCAGCCTGGGCAGCCCGTATTCTGCCGAGATATGCGCCGGTGCAGGATTCGACTGGCTGCTGATCGATGGCGAACACGGTCCCAACGATACTCTCACCTTGCTCGCGCAGTTACAGGCAGTGGCCCCCTATTCGGCCTCTCACCCCGTCGCTCGTGTCCCCATGGGTCATGGCGAAATCGGCGAAATGCTGATCAAGCAATATCTGGATATAGGCGTACAAACGCTGCTGCTGCCGATGGTAGACACAGCCGAGCAGGCCGCCCGTATCGTGCGGGCAACACGCTATCCCCAAAACGACGGCAAGGGTGGTATTCGCGGCATGGGCGGCGCGCGCGCCTCGGCATGGGGACGCCGCGCCAACTATTATCAGGAAGCCAATGCCCAGATTTGCGTACTGGTCCAGGTGGAATCGCTGGAAGGACTAAAAAATCTGGATGCCATCGCCACCACGGAAGGCGTAGACGGCGTGTTTATTGGCCCCGCTGACCTGTCGGCAGCCATGAGCCATGTCGGCGATCCTGGTCATCCCGAAGTTCAGGCTGCGATCAGCGACGCGATAGGCCGGATTCACAAAGCAGGCAAGGCTTCGGGCATTCTCACGCCCAATGAAAATCTTGCACGACAGTACCTGGAACAGGGCTGCAGTTTTGTCGCCGTGGGCCTGGACACCAGCCTGCTGGTACAGGCCACCAGTCAGCTCGCCAGCCGTTTCAAGAATACGACAGCGGTCGCTCAGGGTAGTACCTATTAG
- a CDS encoding tripartite tricarboxylate transporter substrate binding protein, with protein sequence MQRRQFLQACSAAAFLSASRSGLAQSGSWPEKPIRIVVPFTPGGTTDMVARLISTELARQFDQSVIVENKPGAGTVIGVDSVVKQPADGYRFVCVANSFTANKTLIKTLPYDTTGDLQPVALMGLSEHVLAAHPDTGLKNLDDLGKAARAKPGSLTYASFGNGTSAHLSGALLCQMMGIDMVHVPYKGQGPALVDLLGGQVNVMFGNWSEFRSHIENGKLVALGMATRERSRFAPNVPTLAEQGVTLESNSWQGLLARTGTPDEIVQRLNAEVNKALSAPNVVEVFAKSGVVSQAGSVAQFTEFVNSEIAKYSDIIRRANISMG encoded by the coding sequence ATGCAACGTCGTCAATTTCTACAGGCCTGCTCAGCCGCAGCGTTCTTATCCGCAAGCCGTTCCGGCCTGGCCCAGTCCGGATCGTGGCCGGAAAAACCCATACGCATTGTCGTCCCATTTACACCTGGCGGCACCACGGATATGGTGGCACGCCTGATCAGTACGGAATTAGCCCGACAGTTCGACCAGAGTGTTATCGTCGAAAATAAACCCGGCGCCGGCACCGTGATCGGTGTTGACTCAGTCGTCAAGCAGCCTGCCGACGGATACCGTTTCGTCTGCGTCGCCAACAGCTTTACAGCGAATAAAACACTGATCAAAACACTGCCTTACGATACCACCGGAGATTTGCAACCGGTTGCTCTCATGGGGCTTTCCGAGCATGTGCTCGCCGCTCACCCTGATACTGGCCTGAAAAACCTGGACGATCTCGGAAAAGCGGCCCGGGCAAAACCCGGTTCGCTGACTTACGCATCATTTGGCAATGGTACGTCAGCCCATTTGTCGGGCGCGCTACTGTGCCAGATGATGGGTATTGACATGGTTCACGTCCCATACAAAGGTCAGGGGCCGGCACTGGTCGATTTACTGGGCGGCCAGGTGAATGTGATGTTCGGTAACTGGTCGGAGTTTCGCAGTCATATCGAAAATGGCAAGCTGGTCGCGCTTGGCATGGCCACGCGCGAACGCTCACGCTTCGCACCCAATGTACCGACCCTGGCCGAACAAGGCGTTACGCTGGAATCGAACTCCTGGCAGGGACTGCTGGCCCGCACTGGCACGCCCGATGAGATCGTGCAGCGCCTTAACGCTGAAGTCAACAAGGCACTGTCTGCGCCGAACGTGGTCGAAGTGTTTGCCAAAAGCGGCGTCGTATCGCAAGCAGGATCGGTCGCGCAGTTTACCGAATTTGTAAACAGCGAAATAGCAAAATACAGCGACATCATCCGTCGCGCAAACATTAGCATGGGTTAA
- a CDS encoding aspartate/glutamate racemase family protein, whose amino-acid sequence MPKTLFVINPNCNRNVTQVMDAALTPLRHADLPRIQCITLSAGPAAIQSQSDVDMAAVHVRRFAEEHLDEAAGFITACFSDPGLHALREIKGTLSLGISECAMLTSLSIGQRVGVIAMVPESIPRHYRAWGAMGISQRVVGEVSIDRSVAALSEASETIKAMIESGRRLKEECGADVLVMGCAGMAAYRDSVEQAIGLPVVEPTQAAVSMALARLRMGW is encoded by the coding sequence ATGCCGAAAACGCTTTTTGTCATAAATCCGAATTGCAATCGAAATGTGACGCAAGTCATGGATGCCGCGTTAACACCATTACGCCACGCAGATCTGCCCAGGATTCAATGTATTACCCTGAGCGCAGGGCCCGCAGCAATACAGTCTCAGAGTGATGTTGACATGGCTGCAGTACATGTCAGACGTTTCGCAGAGGAACATTTGGATGAAGCTGCAGGGTTTATTACCGCGTGCTTTAGCGATCCCGGGTTACACGCGCTGCGCGAGATCAAGGGGACCTTGAGCCTGGGTATTAGCGAATGCGCGATGTTGACTTCCTTGTCGATAGGTCAGCGAGTGGGCGTCATTGCCATGGTACCCGAGTCGATTCCAAGGCATTACCGGGCCTGGGGGGCAATGGGAATTTCACAGCGTGTAGTCGGTGAGGTTTCAATAGACCGTTCTGTTGCTGCCTTGTCTGAAGCCAGTGAGACGATCAAGGCCATGATCGAGTCCGGCCGACGTTTGAAAGAGGAATGTGGCGCAGATGTACTCGTGATGGGCTGCGCCGGAATGGCGGCCTATCGTGATTCAGTTGAACAGGCAATAGGACTGCCCGTGGTGGAGCCAACGCAGGCAGCGGTATCAATGGCGCTTGCTCGATTAAGAATGGGATGGTAA
- the hpaR gene encoding homoprotocatechuate degradation operon regulator HpaR — protein MSESMRSFSRSLPMALLKARESVMMRFRPMLRMHNLTEQQWRVLRAMSAAESSLRPMDLAQMTFISMPSLSRLLKTLEAKELITRGRLADDLRGSEFGLTDAGCDIVEEIAPHSEETYAQIEKMLGHAELEQLYRLLEQVEQRLGVPSETAPDE, from the coding sequence ATGTCCGAATCTATGCGTTCTTTTTCGCGCTCCCTCCCGATGGCTCTCCTGAAGGCCCGCGAATCAGTCATGATGCGCTTTCGGCCTATGCTGCGGATGCATAATCTGACAGAACAACAGTGGCGTGTCTTGCGTGCCATGTCGGCCGCCGAATCCAGTTTGCGCCCGATGGACCTGGCACAGATGACTTTTATCAGCATGCCCAGCTTATCGCGCCTGCTTAAGACACTTGAAGCCAAAGAACTGATCACTCGCGGCCGTCTCGCAGATGATCTGCGCGGATCCGAATTCGGTCTGACCGATGCAGGCTGCGATATCGTAGAAGAAATCGCACCACATTCAGAAGAGACGTATGCACAGATTGAGAAAATGCTGGGGCATGCGGAACTGGAGCAGCTTTACCGCTTACTTGAGCAAGTTGAGCAAAGGCTTGGCGTACCATCGGAAACGGCGCCTGACGAATAA
- a CDS encoding SDR family oxidoreductase, with the protein MDLGLSGKVALVFGAGGGLGSAIAQTLASEGADVVLADINFDAAESVAASIRDNNKRARALQWDLNDLSVIDAHISQIEKELGPVDILVNNTGGPPPTPVAYQTQDVWNKHFQSMVLSVIAIADRVLPQMRARQFGRIITSSSSGVIAPIPNLGLSNALRVSLLGWSKTLSREVGKEGVTCNVVVPGRIATGRTKFLDEQKAKREGRPIEDVSDESANTIALGRYGNPQEYADVVTFLASTRASYLTGSVLRVDGGMIANI; encoded by the coding sequence ATGGATTTGGGATTGTCGGGAAAAGTGGCATTGGTGTTTGGTGCGGGCGGTGGATTGGGCAGCGCGATTGCACAAACGCTGGCAAGCGAGGGAGCGGATGTTGTCTTGGCTGATATTAATTTTGATGCGGCAGAATCAGTGGCGGCATCCATCCGTGATAACAACAAGCGTGCCCGGGCTTTGCAATGGGATTTGAACGACTTATCTGTCATCGACGCTCATATTAGCCAAATTGAGAAAGAGCTGGGGCCCGTGGATATTCTGGTGAATAATACCGGTGGACCACCGCCGACTCCTGTCGCGTACCAAACGCAGGACGTATGGAACAAACATTTCCAAAGCATGGTTCTCTCAGTTATTGCCATTGCGGACAGAGTGTTGCCGCAAATGCGAGCGCGTCAATTTGGCAGAATTATAACGAGTTCGTCTTCGGGGGTGATTGCGCCCATCCCGAATCTCGGCTTATCGAATGCGTTACGGGTCAGTCTGCTTGGATGGTCCAAGACCTTATCGCGTGAAGTAGGAAAAGAGGGCGTTACGTGCAATGTCGTTGTTCCCGGCAGGATCGCCACGGGCAGAACAAAATTTCTGGACGAACAGAAAGCTAAAAGGGAAGGCCGGCCAATTGAAGATGTGTCGGACGAGAGCGCCAATACCATCGCGCTTGGCCGCTACGGCAATCCTCAGGAATATGCGGATGTGGTGACCTTTCTTGCCAGCACGCGCGCGTCTTATCTGACCGGTTCGGTGTTGCGCGTTGATGGCGGGATGATTGCGAATATATAG
- a CDS encoding dihydrodipicolinate synthase family protein, with the protein MKTNQPIMNEQSRGVFVIAATPFTDSGEVDLESIDSLTEFYLEKGVSGMTVLGMMGEAPKLSESETTLVMERFLKRVNGRVPVTVGVSSASNLRLERLSKEAMSLGAAGVMVAPISNLKLDEQVYGYFTTVANLLGKEIPICLQDFPQATGVHMSVNVINQLTDDFSQVVMLKHEDFPGMRKLSQIREQSKASNRRRISILVGNGGLFLPQEMLRGADGAMTGFAYPEMLVQVCDLFDAGKPKEAEDLFNIYLPLLRHEFQYGIGLALRKETLRRRGAIKSAFVRRPGPVLDAKDLDELSALISRLDFELA; encoded by the coding sequence ATGAAAACCAATCAACCGATTATGAATGAACAATCCCGCGGCGTATTTGTGATCGCAGCGACACCATTTACAGATAGCGGTGAAGTGGATCTGGAAAGTATTGATAGTCTGACCGAATTCTATCTGGAAAAAGGTGTTTCAGGCATGACCGTTCTTGGCATGATGGGCGAGGCACCAAAGCTAAGTGAATCAGAAACCACATTGGTGATGGAGCGCTTTTTAAAACGCGTGAATGGGCGGGTGCCGGTCACTGTCGGTGTAAGTAGTGCTTCCAATCTGCGCTTGGAAAGACTGTCCAAAGAGGCAATGTCATTGGGTGCGGCAGGGGTGATGGTGGCGCCAATATCAAATCTGAAATTGGACGAGCAGGTGTACGGGTATTTTACAACTGTGGCCAATTTGCTTGGCAAAGAGATTCCGATTTGCCTGCAGGACTTTCCCCAGGCAACTGGGGTGCATATGTCAGTCAATGTGATCAATCAGTTGACCGACGATTTTTCGCAGGTGGTTATGCTCAAGCACGAGGATTTTCCGGGTATGCGAAAACTGAGTCAAATCAGGGAACAAAGCAAAGCGAGCAATCGGCGTCGGATCAGCATTCTGGTCGGCAACGGTGGCTTGTTTCTTCCACAGGAAATGCTGCGCGGCGCAGATGGTGCAATGACTGGCTTTGCCTACCCAGAAATGCTGGTTCAGGTTTGTGATCTTTTCGATGCGGGTAAGCCCAAGGAGGCCGAAGACTTATTCAATATCTATTTGCCTTTGTTGCGTCACGAATTTCAATATGGAATTGGTCTGGCACTGCGAAAAGAGACATTGCGTCGACGAGGCGCTATCAAATCGGCATTTGTTCGTCGCCCTGGTCCGGTATTGGACGCAAAGGATCTGGACGAGCTAAGTGCGTTAATTTCTCGTCTGGACTTCGAACTGGCGTAA
- a CDS encoding 5-carboxymethyl-2-hydroxymuconate Delta-isomerase: MPHVVILYTGNLETLTDMSVLCRNLADTMLTIRSEDGKPVFPTGGTRVFAYPAQHYAVSDGGSAGLAAGGDGDYGFIYINLRMGSGRSDAVKKAAGDALLSCAQSHLESLFSTPGKHLGLTVQIDEAPGQVYDGKHSTLHPLFTRN, translated from the coding sequence ATGCCCCACGTTGTTATTCTCTACACCGGTAACCTGGAAACGCTCACCGACATGAGCGTCTTGTGCCGCAATCTGGCTGACACGATGTTGACCATCCGCTCCGAGGACGGCAAGCCGGTCTTCCCCACTGGAGGCACGCGCGTTTTTGCCTATCCTGCGCAGCACTATGCCGTTTCCGATGGCGGATCTGCGGGACTCGCCGCTGGCGGCGATGGTGATTACGGCTTCATTTACATCAATCTGCGCATGGGCTCGGGACGCTCCGACGCCGTCAAGAAGGCGGCAGGAGACGCCTTGTTAAGCTGCGCCCAATCACATCTGGAATCGCTATTCTCTACACCTGGCAAACACCTGGGGCTGACGGTGCAGATCGATGAAGCCCCTGGCCAGGTCTACGACGGCAAACACAGCACCCTGCACCCCCTCTTTACCAGGAATTAA